In one Desulfoferula mesophila genomic region, the following are encoded:
- a CDS encoding MerR family transcriptional regulator — translation MSAKNKKPSQRDGGGAGDSLGLRMNQLVTATGLPKSTLLYYVEQGLLPAPVKTSPNMAYYHPSCVERAQLIKRMQSQHRLPLGKIKVILEAQAQGQDLEALIALGQEIFGQGQGPMLNQREFLRQSGLSAQALKSCQDAGLLLPLEPGRFDQQDLAVGRMLARDMERGVSPKDLSFYNRLGAMIVDQEMALRLRLTKELPPAADAEMTLALTQSARTMRIYVIDRLFQHRVAKAHHLKDEEMLS, via the coding sequence ATGAGCGCTAAAAACAAAAAACCAAGCCAAAGAGACGGCGGCGGCGCGGGCGACTCCTTGGGCCTGCGCATGAACCAATTGGTGACCGCCACCGGCCTGCCCAAATCCACGCTGTTGTATTACGTGGAGCAAGGGCTCTTGCCCGCCCCGGTGAAGACCAGCCCCAACATGGCCTATTACCATCCTTCCTGCGTGGAGCGGGCCCAGCTGATCAAGCGCATGCAGAGCCAACACCGCCTGCCTTTGGGCAAGATCAAGGTCATCCTGGAAGCCCAGGCTCAAGGGCAGGACCTGGAGGCTCTCATCGCCTTGGGGCAGGAGATCTTCGGCCAGGGGCAGGGCCCTATGTTGAACCAGCGGGAGTTCCTGCGTCAGAGCGGCCTGAGCGCCCAGGCCCTGAAAAGTTGCCAGGACGCCGGGCTCTTGCTCCCCCTGGAGCCGGGGCGTTTCGACCAGCAAGACCTGGCCGTGGGGCGGATGTTGGCCCGGGACATGGAGAGGGGGGTGAGCCCCAAGGATCTGTCCTTTTATAACCGCCTGGGCGCCATGATCGTGGATCAGGAGATGGCCCTGCGTCTGCGGCTTACCAAGGAGTTGCCCCCCGCCGCCGACGCCGAGATGACCCTGGCCCTTACCCAGTCGGCCCGCACCATGCGCATCTACGTGATCGATCGCCTGTTCCAGCACCGGGTGGCCAAGGCGCACCACCTTAAGGACGAGGAGATGCTTTCATGA
- a CDS encoding ABC transporter substrate-binding protein, with translation MDRGKFWVAALMACALLLAAAPAGALTKVSLQLQWVHQAQFAGFYLAQDLGLYRQAGLEVEIRPGGPGVDPLGELAARRCDFALSWLSEAMVARSQGVELVNLAQLVQRSALLLVVFNDSGIRNIRDLNGRKVGLWRRQFAVPPRALFAKAGIQVEEVNQSVSMAPFLQRAVDAATAMLYNEYDQIYQAGVDRDEITVFDFAEQGLNFPEDGLYAMQDTWKQRAQVCRAFTRASLEGWRRAFAQPELALAAVMKRVNAAKLASNPAHQRWMLKSMQDLYTHRVGTALLGQLSPYDLLQVNRILVSQGFIPAPVEAQGFVAEAWKEP, from the coding sequence ATGGATCGTGGTAAATTTTGGGTTGCGGCCCTTATGGCCTGCGCCCTGCTGTTGGCCGCGGCCCCGGCCGGGGCGCTCACCAAGGTGAGCCTGCAGTTGCAATGGGTGCATCAGGCCCAGTTCGCCGGCTTTTACCTGGCCCAAGACCTGGGGCTGTACCGCCAGGCCGGCCTGGAGGTGGAAATCCGCCCCGGCGGGCCGGGCGTGGATCCCCTGGGCGAGCTGGCCGCGCGGCGTTGCGACTTCGCCCTGAGTTGGCTCTCCGAGGCCATGGTGGCGCGCTCCCAAGGGGTGGAGCTGGTCAACCTGGCCCAGTTGGTCCAGCGCTCGGCCCTGCTGCTGGTGGTTTTCAACGACAGCGGCATCCGCAACATCCGGGATCTGAACGGCCGCAAGGTGGGCCTGTGGCGGCGTCAGTTCGCGGTGCCTCCCCGGGCCCTGTTCGCCAAGGCGGGCATCCAGGTGGAGGAAGTGAACCAAAGCGTGTCCATGGCCCCCTTTCTGCAGCGGGCGGTGGACGCGGCCACGGCCATGCTCTACAACGAGTACGACCAGATCTACCAGGCCGGGGTGGACCGGGACGAAATCACGGTTTTCGACTTCGCCGAGCAGGGGCTGAACTTCCCGGAAGACGGCCTCTACGCCATGCAAGACACCTGGAAGCAGCGCGCCCAGGTGTGCCGGGCCTTCACCCGCGCCAGCCTGGAGGGCTGGCGGCGGGCCTTTGCCCAGCCCGAGCTGGCCCTGGCCGCGGTGATGAAGCGGGTGAACGCGGCCAAGCTGGCCAGCAACCCGGCTCACCAGCGCTGGATGCTTAAAAGCATGCAGGATCTCTACACCCACCGGGTGGGCACCGCGCTCCTGGGCCAGCTTTCGCCCTACGACCTCTTGCAGGTGAACCGCATCCTGGTGTCCCAGGGCTTTATCCCCGCGCCGGTGGAGGCCCAGGGCTTCGTG